The Drosophila biarmipes strain raj3 chromosome X, RU_DBia_V1.1, whole genome shotgun sequence genome includes the window gagggaTTTTGAGATAGACTTTAAAGATGGTTAGATAATTAAATAGCTTGTGAGTTAGTTAGTTAGATGGGTAGATAGATATAGAATTAATATATACTGATAGACAGATTCGAATttagatagatagacagatatatagaataatatatagatatatatacgagtatatagatatatattggGCTACATAGATAGATGATGCACTAATATCTATAgagagatagatagataggtagaaACATTAATATAtggataaatatatatatagataaacagttagatagatggatagatagatggatagatagatggatagatagatggatagatagatggatagatagacagatagatggatagatagatggatagatagacagatagatagatagatagatagatagatagatagatagatagatagaaagacgaaATAGAAAAACCCAAGAACAGACAAAGGAAAAGCCCTTCTCCAACTTAAGATATCTCTGCTTTGGGCTGGCTAGGAACTCCCGACCCTTGGTGGCGGACACCGGATACTGGGCCGAGTCCCTGCCCCTGATGGATGCTCCCCTCTGCGCCGTAATCGATCCCATCCGCGACTACCGCTGGCACGCCCTCCGCTGCGGGGGACCCGAGACGGCCTCCTTCCTCTGCGAAATGCCAGGTAAGTCGCGCCCTCTGGGCAGGCTTCCAGCCAAGGCTAACCGAtctccaccaccacctccaACCGCAGTGCCCAGCTGGGCAGACGCTTGCATCCTGAAGGACATGCCCAACCTGACCATGCAGTACATGGCGGACACGGCCAGCATCGAGCTCATCCGCAACTGCCAGGAGGAGGGACTGCTGCGACACACCTGCAAGGGCAAGGAGGTGAGTGGGcgggggaaaaaatttataaatatatatatatatttagtaatattaatttttagaaatgttaaaaaatgtaaattaaatttaattaaaattaagctGTAAAGGATTTACCTGCGTATTCAGGTAGCTGTTAGTATGCTCCTTTTAAAACCAATGATAGGATGGGTTCaaacaataatatatttgttgttaaataattactataaaattcattaaaagtgCTGAGAATGAAGACTATTTTATAACTGGCTTAAAATAtctataaatattcttttaatatatatatttttttcttaccCCTCCAACCTCTTCCAGGACCGTGAGCCCGCCATCCGCCAGCTGATCTGCCCCAAGGAGCGTCTGGAGGCGCAGCGCATCAACGACATCACCAACTCGCACTTCAAGTCGCTGCAGATCATCAACAACATTCGCACCGACAACAAGGAGAACAACGACATCGACCTGCTGCCCAACTACGGCCGGCGCTCCGGCATGGCCATCAACATCGAGGTGGCGCCACCAGTGCCACCCGCGGCCGTGTCCGTTCCCGGCCTGGGCGAGCTGATGCAGGCGGATGCACCGGGCGCGGTGTCTCTGTCGGGACTCTATCGCATCCCGGACCTGGTGCCCAAGCCGGTGAAGAAGGCGGCCAAGAAGGTGATCACGCCGGACTTTGCCAAGAAGTTGCAGGGcagccaccagcagcagcagcagcacagccagcagcagcagcagcaacagaagtCGCGCAAGTCGCTGGTGCACCAGCACGAGGAGGAGATGATGATGGGCGACCAGCCGGCGCTCAGCGCGGAGCAACTGCCTCCGGGCATGGGGGTGCCACTCAACGAGGACGACAGCAACAGCGATGTCTCCAACGAGATATTCGAGCATTTGCCGCACAGGAAGAAGATCCTGCCGCAGGATTTGCGCACCATGCCGCCGGTTCGTGAGGCGGAAGTCCCTTTGACGACGGCAACAAGCACAACGCTGAAGACCAGCACCTTGGCGCCACCGGCAACAGCGACTGCAACAACCactacaacaacagcagcaccaacaacaacggctggaacaacaacaacctcAGCTGAAGTGGCGACCACACCAATAGCAGTGGACACCACAAGTTCTGAGGCGTCGcaagcaacatcaacaactacaacaaccaGAAAGCCAGCAACCACGATTAGAAGCACCACCACAACAACCACCAccacgacaacaacaacgacaacaacacCCCGGCCTGAAGAGACAACCACTACAACAACCAAGAAACCAGAGCCAACAACAATGGTGGCACCACGAACAACCAaggcagcagccgcagcagcaacaacagtaGCAGCCACTTCATCGATGGCAAGAaccacaacagcagcaacaacatcgtCAGCTGCCACACCAACAACCTCACATACAACAACCAGCCATGCCACGCCCGCCGacaacagcaacggcaacaacaacatggCCCACCCCATACATCcctcgcagcagcagcaacaccaccagcaACAGTTATTGCACGAAGGCTCcacgctgcagcagcaacatgcaacacaCGTCAACGAGTCCGCCGACAATACGCGCTTTATACCGCCAATGCTGCTGGTGAAGTCGCACTATGTGCCACCGGCGAAACATGCCAGCGAGCAtgcaaccacaacaacactggcagcaacaacaaccagccCAGTgacaacatcagcagcagcaacagcagcaagaGCAACAACTTCAGCCAAGGCGGAATTGCAGCCATCAGCAGTCACGTCATCGAAGGAGctgacagcagcaacagcagcaacagcaacaccagcaataccagcagcagcaacaacagcagcagcagcaacaccaacagcagcagcagacacAGTGGCAACATCAACCGTGACAGCGACAACAGGTGCAGCTGTGGAGATGCCAACAAGCGTGAAAGTAGCTGAAGACaccgcagcaacatcaacatcaacgGCAGCAACAGTAATTGCCAGTGAAGCGCCAGCAGGAACAGCCATTGCTGCAAGACCAACCGCAGGTAATGAAATCAAATCGAatgccacagcagcaacac containing:
- the LOC108036148 gene encoding mucin-5AC; the protein is MLRPRCLVSFVALCLVIGLGMRCDARAVNVSNTWTMPQEGLNVFYRFFRDRISWFEADAVCQFHHANLVTVDNSFQFDATRDLLRELDVNDIVWIGLMRPQNSDRFMWSNSRPLVADTGYWAESLPLMDAPLCAVIDPIRDYRWHALRCGGPETASFLCEMPVPSWADACILKDMPNLTMQYMADTASIELIRNCQEEGLLRHTCKGKEDREPAIRQLICPKERLEAQRINDITNSHFKSLQIINNIRTDNKENNDIDLLPNYGRRSGMAINIEVAPPVPPAAVSVPGLGELMQADAPGAVSLSGLYRIPDLVPKPVKKAAKKVITPDFAKKLQGSHQQQQQHSQQQQQQQKSRKSLVHQHEEEMMMGDQPALSAEQLPPGMGVPLNEDDSNSDVSNEIFEHLPHRKKILPQDLRTMPPVREAEVPLTTATSTTLKTSTLAPPATATATTTTTTAAPTTTAGTTTTSAEVATTPIAVDTTSSEASQATSTTTTTRKPATTIRSTTTTTTTTTTTTTTTPRPEETTTTTTKKPEPTTMVAPRTTKAAAAAATTVAATSSMARTTTAATTSSAATPTTSHTTTSHATPADNSNGNNNMAHPIHPSQQQQHHQQQLLHEGSTLQQQHATHVNESADNTRFIPPMLLVKSHYVPPAKHASEHATTTTLAATTTSPVTTSAAATAARATTSAKAELQPSAVTSSKELTAATAATATPAIPAAATTAAAATPTAAADTVATSTVTATTGAAVEMPTSVKVAEDTAATSTSTAATVIASEAPAGTAIAARPTAGNEIKSNATAATPAATPAATAGATAKTTPVPKPVRFTLYPLNVGSFKVDNNGMGSPEEEDDQVDQLDAEAATKRHNFLDETEAPFKPNRRRSLTKPETVSYFKKILG